In Pyxidicoccus xibeiensis, the genomic stretch CGTCCCGAAGGCAGTCCTTGCAGCAGCGCCAGACCGGAGGCATCCGCGTCCACGGCGCGCGGCCTGGGCACCCGCAGCTCCACGCTTGCGCCTCCGAGCGCGCGGCGCGAGCCCGCCTCCACCACGTGGACCTGGAGCGATGCCGCCGCGACGAGATGGAGGACGACCGGCTCGGTGCGCTCGTTCAGCCAGAACGTGACGGGGCCCGCCATCTCCGAGTCATGGAATGCCTCGAGCTGCCAGGCACGCGCGGGCAGCCGGGTGAAGAGAAAGGTGCCGTCCTTACCCGTCCGCACCGGTGCCACCGCGCTGGAGTCCAACCGGACGAGCGCGCCCTCTACGGGCAGCTCCCGCGAGTCCAGCACCAGCCCCTGCAGGCGCAGGGCCCCTGCGGCATCCGCATCCGCCACGAGCGCGAGCGCGGGCACCTCGGAGGGCCCGCGATTCCGGGCCTGGGGACCCGCCACCGCCACGGCTCGCGCCGCGCCCCGAGGCTCAGCCGGAGACCGGGATTGCACCTCGGCTCCCGGGGCTGGGGCTGTCAGCGCTCTTCCCAGGAGGAAGGCCACGACGACCACCACCCCACCGATTGCCAGCATCAGGAATCGCTTCATCACCATTCCAGCCAACGAAGGAAGAGAAAGGAAAGCGGGAGGCCGCCACAAGCGCGACGGCCTCCAGGACAGGTGCGGGAGCGCCTGTCGGAACAACCCGCACTAGTTGTCGAAGGTGGTGTCGTTCAGCGCGTCGGCGGTCGTGCCACCGCCGGGGTTCGCGAGGCCGAACTCGTAGATCTCGTAGTAGTAGATGACGTCCGGGCCTTCGATGATGGTGATCTCGTAGTAGTAGAGCGAGCTGTCGACCGTGCCGGAATGCGAGTCGCTCACAGCGGCCGCGGCAGGCAGGGAGTAGGACATGCCGGCGAAGCCAGCGAGGAGGCCGAGCAGGCCGAAGCGAGCAAACATCTTCTTCATGAAACAACTCCTGGGGTTGTGCGTGGGTGAGCGTGACGGCAGGCGCCGGCCGAAACCAGACCTGACTTCACGGGCCCCCTGACCGGCTCACGCCAGCGGGGGTTGCCTGGGCTGTTCCTGGAGCGTCAACGGAGCGGGCTCGGCCGAGGCCGCAACGGGCCTCCACCGCCGCCACTGCCGGGCGAGCCACCTCCCCACGGCCCGGTACTCATCATCATCCATGAGTGCCAGGTCCACGGAGGCCATGAAGAGCGAGAAGGTGATGAGCCCCAGGAACAGCGCGATTCCGAGATGAAAGGTGAGCCCCAGCACCACGGCGACACGCCGGGTGTAGCGGTTCAGGAAGAGCAGGAATGGGAAGGCCACCTGGAAAGCCACTGTGCAATACGTCAGTAGCGTGACCACGATGGCGTTGCCGTAGATGAGCTCCGTGAAGCCAGGCCAGACGAACTGGCCTCCACGGAAGGCATGGTAGACGGCCGTGCCATCCTGCCAAGCCCCACCCTGGACCTTGTAAAGACCCGCGACGCCATACACGAGGCTGATCTGCATGGCGAATGCGAGGAGAGCCGTGTTGTGGAGCATGGCCTGGAACTGCCCCCAGGCGCCGCCTGGCTGAGGACGTGTCGCGCGCCGCTTCTCGTCCAGGGAGAACCAGGCCCCCACGTCAGCGAACATCGCGTAGACGAGAACCAGGTGGATGATGTTGTCACCGCCATCCCAGATTCCCGGGAAGCGTTGATGAAGCGACCAGGTGAAGAACCAGGTCAGCGGGGTGGTGATGCGCGTGTGCCAGCCCACCAGCCACAGCAGGGAGACCAGCAGTCCCAGGTGGAAACACACCTCGAACCACGGCAGCGAGCGGCTCCAGGCGTAGACGGAGAAGTTCGCCGAGTGGGTCATCTCGGTCGCGAAAGTGTCCCAGGGCCACAGCCCTTCGGGTCCGAAGAGCACCCGTCGCTGGGCATGGTTGACGAGGTACTGGATGATGATGGCCGCGCCTGCGCAGATGCGAAACAGGCTGGCTCCCATGAGGAACCGGGGCTGGCCCATGCGCGTGACAAATCCATCCCAGCTCCCGGCAGGAGTCTGAGCCACCTCGGAATGTGTAGGGCTCACAGCGTCTCCGTTGCCTCGAAGGGATGCCAGTCAGAGTCCGCGTATGAAGTCTCACCCGACTCTTCTGGCTCCATCCGGCGCGAGAAGGGAGGCGCCTGGATGGTTGCGATACGGACCCGGACGTCACGGATCTGCTCCCCGGGATGAAGGCTTGCACATGCCGCTGAGGCCACACGAATGACCAGCCGGAAGCCTCGCTCACGCCGTTGCTTGCGCTGCTGTTCCACCAGGGCAACCGCTTGACGATACGGCTCGCTGTCTTCGGGCTTCTCCAGCAAGCGGCGGGCGACCTCGTCGTCCTGAGCCTGGCTCATCTTCACTCCCGCCAGCTGCGCCCTGTCCAGGCGGTCTGCTGGCGTCAGCCGATGCCGCTGCTTCAGTTCACGCAAAGGTCGGGTGATGTTGACGAAGGGATGCTCACGCACCTCTCCCCGCGCATCCTCTGCGCGGCAGGAAACCAGGAGGTATTTCGTCCGTGCCGCCACGTCCGGCCCGAAAAGAGTCCAGCGCTGAGCAAAGAATGGCTCCATATAGCCATCCAGCAGCGAGGACACTCTCAACTTCGCCGGATTGATGGGGGTCAGATATGCAAGGGTGATTCCGAAATGCATCACAATGACCAGCAACAACACCGCAGGAGCAATGCGAACCAACCGCCTGCCCAGAGCATCTCCACCCTTGTCAGCCAAAGACACACCTCGCGCGCAAGGGAAATCACAAGCACCAGCAAGGTCTGATTTCTACTGCCATACAGAAACAACAGTCAATAGGGGCTACAGCGAAGACAGACAATTCCTGGAGGGTCAGACTTCACTCCCCCCGGGGCATTGACATGCGTTCGTGAGAAGGAATAAGGCCCAGGGCAGCAAAAACTCGATTCATCCCGGAAAAACAAGACAAAGAAGCAAAACGGACGACTGACGCGGAGCCCTTGCCGGCATGCATTCCCTGGCATGAGGACTCGGCGCCATGTCCGCTGCTTCCTGGCTCAGTCCCGGGCGTGGGCCAGCAGCTTCTTCATCAAGGGCTCCAGCAGTTCCTTGCCACGAAGCGCGGAGCGCCAGCGCTCG encodes the following:
- a CDS encoding DUF5819 family protein — protein: MADKGGDALGRRLVRIAPAVLLLVIVMHFGITLAYLTPINPAKLRVSSLLDGYMEPFFAQRWTLFGPDVAARTKYLLVSCRAEDARGEVREHPFVNITRPLRELKQRHRLTPADRLDRAQLAGVKMSQAQDDEVARRLLEKPEDSEPYRQAVALVEQQRKQRRERGFRLVIRVASAACASLHPGEQIRDVRVRIATIQAPPFSRRMEPEESGETSYADSDWHPFEATETL